The DNA window CTTTATCTGGTTCAAGAAGAAAGTAAGAAGGCTGATGGAAATGCCATAAGATTGAGAGATTTATCTCTCTCATTTAAAAGTTATTATATTATCTTATGATTGAAATCTTCAAAAAAATCTGATAAAATTATGTGGAATTCAATGAAACTAGTTTACTTAAGTGCAGAGGTTTATCCGTTTTCAAAAGTTGGCGGGCTTGCAGATGTGGCAGGCTCACTTCCTATTCAATTAAAAAATAACGGAGTAGATATAATAGTACTTTCACCATTTTACTCAAAATTCATAAAAATTGAAAATTATAAGGTTAACGAAATCTTTGAAGATAGTATAAACTTTGGTTCGGAAATAAACAAAATAAAATGGATTAATATATTTCATAAGGGAGTGTCCTTTTATCTTTTGAGTCATGAAGATTTTTTTGGAAGAGATTATATATATGTGCCTCCGACTGGTGAGGATCAAAATCAGTATAAAAGGTTTGCCTTCTTCTCACTTGCCTCACTTTTATTTTTAAAGAAAATAAACTTTAAACCTGATATAATTCATATAAACGATTGGCATACAAGCTTTGTGCCCATATATTTAGAAACTAAGTTCAAAGATGAAGAGTTCTTTAAAGATACAAAAACTTTACTTACAATTCACAATCTATCTTATCAGGGAGTTTATAGAAAAGAGGTTTTAAGGGAAATCGAAATTGATGAACCAAGTGATATATTTCTAAAAGACGGAAATGTTAATTTTTTAAAGGCAGGCATATTACTTTCGGATTATATAAATACAGTTAGTCCAACCTATGCAAAAGAAATTATGACGCCTCAACTTGGATATGGTCTTGATGATGTTTTAAAAAGTAAAAAAGATAAAGTTTTTGGAATATTAAATGGAATTGACTATGAGGAGTGGAACCCAGAAACTGATAAAGAAATCTATAAGAATTTTAATATAAATAATTTTAGAGAGGGCAAAGAGATAAATAAAAGGATGTTAAGGGAGGAGCTTTCCTTGGCTCATGATAATTCTCTTTTAGCTGGTATGGTTTCAAGGCTTACTTACCAAAAGGGAGTTGATTTACTCATTGAGTCTTTTGATGAATTTTTCAAAAGAGATATACAATTTATTCTTCTTGCCACAGGTGAAAAAAGATACGAGGATAAAATAAAAGAGTATGAAACAAAATACAAAGAAAAGTTTAGATTTATTCCCAGGTTTGACATAGTTTTATCAAAGAAAATCTATGCTGGATCTGATCTATTTTTAATACCGTCTGTTTTTGAACCTTGCGGACTTACTCAGATGATTTCTATGAGATATGGAACAATTCCCTTTGCTTATAAAACAGGGGGGCTTGCAGATACCGTAGTGGATTACGAGGATGGCGGATCAGGCTTTTTGTTTAGTGAATATAATAAGGAGAGTTTTATTAAAAAACTTGATAAAATAATTTCAGTTTTTAAAATAAAGTCCGAGTGGGAGAAAATTATTGAAAGTTGTATGAAAAAGGATTTTTCGTGGGAGAAGTCAGCGAGGGAATATTTGAATTTATATATGAAAATAAAGTATGAGAAACTATAATCATTTAAGGATATTAACACTTGTCTTGGCGGGGGGTAAGGGGGAGAGGTTATATCCCTTGACAAAATTTAGGTCAAAACCAGCAGTTCCATTTGGTGGTAAATACAGGATCATTGATTTTGTTTTGTCAAATCTTACAAATTCAGGCTTTTTATCAATTTATGTTCTTACTCAATATAAGGCACAAAGCTTAACAGAGCATATTGAACAGGGTTGGCAACTTGGAAGTGCACTAAGAAGAAGAAACTTTTTTATTACCATTGCACCTGCCCAAATGTGGCTAGGCGAGGAATGGTACAAGGGAACCGCAGATGCAGTCTTCCAAAATTTACACCTTCTATCTAATTATGATCCCGATATAGTTTTAGTCTTTGCATCAGACCACGTTTACAAAATGGATGTTTCACAGATGCTTCAATTTCACCTTGAGAAAGACTCAGATTTCACAATCTCGGGCATTCCAATTACTGACCAGGATCCATCACGTTATGGAGTAATATGTGCTGATGAAGATGGTAGAGTATGTGGATTTTGGGAAAAGCCCAAATCTCTTCCAGAAACGCCTAAAAATAAAAAACTATTCATATCTATGGGAAATTACATCTTTAAGAGAGAGTTTCTTGAAGAAATTCTTATAGAAGATTCAAAAGATGAGAGTAGCTCTCATGACTTTGGAAAAGATATTTTACCGAAAGTCTATAAAAATTCAAGGGTTTACGTTTATGATTTTTACACTAACAAAATAAGGGGGGAAAAAAGGCCGTATTGGAAAGATGTGGGAACAATAAGGGAGTACTTTGAAGCAAACATGGATATATTAAAGAATCCTCCTCTTTTAAACTTATGGAATCCCTACTGGACAATTGGAACAGTAAGTTTCAAGGATCCACCCTGTTTTATTGAAGAAGGAGCTATAGTTCATAACTCTATAATCTCAGAGGGAACAAGAGTTGAAAGAGGCGCAAAAATTAAAAACTCAATAATAGGAAGAAATTGCATCATCGGTCAAGACGCCATAATCGAAGATTCAATAATACACTACGGAGTTAAAATAAAAGAAAAAGCGAAAGTTATAAGATGTATTATTGATAAATTTGTTGTAGTAGAGAAAAATGTTAATGTAAGGGAGAGATGGGAAGAAGGCTATCATCTTGTAGATGATATTCTAATTTTACCTTCACCTCCTCCTACCCTCAGAATTAAAAAGTAGTCCCTGTCCGACCACTTGTTGGTTAAGCTTTTACTAGTAACCTTTTATTCTTTGTTTAAATTCCTCTTTGGTTCCAGCTCCCTCTATGTAGTTAGGCTTTTACCTCTTCTTTTGAAACAATCTCTTCTATTTCTTTCTCAAGTATTTCTTTTTCTTTTTTAAATTCTTCAAGAGTTTTTTCCTTTAGTCTTACTATTCTATCTATTAACTGGGGATCAAGAACTCTCTCAATTTCAACTCCCTCTTTCAAAGCCTTTTCGCCAAAAATGAAAAATTTTTCAATAACCTTCATCATACCGTACTGTTTTTCAAGGGGACATGTAAAATCTACTTCATCAAAAGCACTCTGTTGGAGAAAACCGTCCCTGATTAATCTTCCAACCTCTAATAGTAATCTTTCATGGTCATCAAGAGCATCAGGGCCTACAAGTTGTACGATTTCCTCAAGTTCAGCATTCTTTTGGAGCATTTCACTTGCCCATTTCCTTAATTCTGGAAAGTCTTTTGCCACATTTTCTCTATACCACTTTTCCATTAACTCAAAATAAAGAGTATAGGATTTTAGCCAGTTTATCGCTGGATAATGTCTCCTATAAGCAAGGCTTGTGTCAAGTGCCCATAAGGCACCTACCACCCTCAAGGTACTTT is part of the Candidatus Hydrothermales bacterium genome and encodes:
- a CDS encoding glucose-1-phosphate adenylyltransferase, giving the protein MRNYNHLRILTLVLAGGKGERLYPLTKFRSKPAVPFGGKYRIIDFVLSNLTNSGFLSIYVLTQYKAQSLTEHIEQGWQLGSALRRRNFFITIAPAQMWLGEEWYKGTADAVFQNLHLLSNYDPDIVLVFASDHVYKMDVSQMLQFHLEKDSDFTISGIPITDQDPSRYGVICADEDGRVCGFWEKPKSLPETPKNKKLFISMGNYIFKREFLEEILIEDSKDESSSHDFGKDILPKVYKNSRVYVYDFYTNKIRGEKRPYWKDVGTIREYFEANMDILKNPPLLNLWNPYWTIGTVSFKDPPCFIEEGAIVHNSIISEGTRVERGAKIKNSIIGRNCIIGQDAIIEDSIIHYGVKIKEKAKVIRCIIDKFVVVEKNVNVRERWEEGYHLVDDILILPSPPPTLRIKK
- a CDS encoding glycogen/starch synthase, coding for MKLVYLSAEVYPFSKVGGLADVAGSLPIQLKNNGVDIIVLSPFYSKFIKIENYKVNEIFEDSINFGSEINKIKWINIFHKGVSFYLLSHEDFFGRDYIYVPPTGEDQNQYKRFAFFSLASLLFLKKINFKPDIIHINDWHTSFVPIYLETKFKDEEFFKDTKTLLTIHNLSYQGVYRKEVLREIEIDEPSDIFLKDGNVNFLKAGILLSDYINTVSPTYAKEIMTPQLGYGLDDVLKSKKDKVFGILNGIDYEEWNPETDKEIYKNFNINNFREGKEINKRMLREELSLAHDNSLLAGMVSRLTYQKGVDLLIESFDEFFKRDIQFILLATGEKRYEDKIKEYETKYKEKFRFIPRFDIVLSKKIYAGSDLFLIPSVFEPCGLTQMISMRYGTIPFAYKTGGLADTVVDYEDGGSGFLFSEYNKESFIKKLDKIISVFKIKSEWEKIIESCMKKDFSWEKSAREYLNLYMKIKYEKL